A genome region from Candidatus Rokuibacteriota bacterium includes the following:
- a CDS encoding MFS transporter produces MSNGSPTALLLNAGHALDHLFLLIFATAVAAIAAEWGMAWQDLMPYTVGAFVMFGLGSLPAGRLGDLWGRRAMMIVFFLGMGVSGLLVALAKDAWSLAAVLTLMGVFASIYHPVGIPMLVQNTRRPGFTIGLNGLAGNLGIAVAAVLTGFLVKYFGWRVAFAVPGGLALVFGALFALLAPREHVAPARRAQKTVELPPSVMARVLLVMTLAAISSSLIFNFTTNGNGRLLAERLAGLVDDPATLGVLLALVYTIASLAQLVVGRLIDRYPLKWIYLPIAGSQVVLFALASQATGWPLYAAMLAFMVFVFGAIPFIDAMIVRYVDDRMRSRVSGMRLAVSFGVSSVAVYLLGPTVKAAGFTTLLMVMAMISASTTLFVAFLPGRIPTSAAAPASAPVAAG; encoded by the coding sequence ATGTCCAATGGAAGCCCGACCGCGCTCCTGCTCAATGCCGGCCACGCCCTGGACCACCTCTTCCTCCTGATCTTCGCCACTGCCGTGGCGGCCATCGCCGCCGAGTGGGGAATGGCCTGGCAGGATCTGATGCCCTACACCGTGGGCGCTTTCGTCATGTTCGGCCTCGGCTCCTTGCCGGCGGGCCGGCTCGGCGACCTCTGGGGGCGTCGCGCGATGATGATCGTCTTCTTCCTCGGCATGGGCGTCTCGGGACTGCTCGTGGCCCTGGCCAAGGACGCGTGGTCGCTGGCGGCGGTCCTCACCCTGATGGGCGTATTCGCGTCCATCTACCACCCGGTCGGCATCCCGATGCTGGTGCAGAACACGCGGAGGCCGGGCTTCACCATCGGCCTCAACGGTCTGGCCGGCAATCTGGGGATCGCGGTGGCGGCGGTGTTGACCGGGTTCCTCGTCAAATATTTCGGCTGGCGCGTGGCCTTCGCAGTCCCCGGCGGGCTTGCCCTCGTCTTCGGCGCGCTCTTCGCGCTCCTCGCCCCGCGGGAGCACGTGGCGCCGGCCCGGCGGGCGCAGAAGACGGTGGAGCTTCCGCCGTCGGTGATGGCGCGCGTGCTCCTCGTGATGACGCTTGCCGCCATCTCGAGCAGCCTGATCTTCAACTTCACGACCAACGGCAACGGGAGGCTCCTCGCCGAGCGCCTGGCCGGGCTCGTGGACGACCCAGCCACGCTGGGCGTGCTGCTCGCGTTGGTCTACACCATCGCCTCGCTCGCCCAGTTGGTCGTCGGCCGGCTGATCGACCGCTACCCGCTCAAGTGGATCTACCTGCCCATCGCCGGCTCCCAGGTGGTGCTCTTCGCCCTCGCCTCCCAGGCCACCGGCTGGCCGCTCTACGCGGCGATGCTCGCCTTCATGGTGTTCGTGTTCGGCGCCATCCCCTTCATCGACGCCATGATCGTGCGGTACGTGGACGACCGGATGCGCTCGCGCGTGTCGGGCATGCGGCTGGCGGTGTCCTTCGGGGTGAGCTCGGTGGCTGTCTACCTGCTCGGCCCCACCGTGAAGGCCGCCGGCTTCACGACGCTGCTCATGGTGATGGCCATGATCTCCGCCTCGACCACGCTCTTCGTCGCGTTCCTGCCCGGCAGAATTCCGACCTCGGCCGCCGCGCCGGCATCCGCGCCCGTGGCCGCCGGCTGA